The following proteins are co-located in the Deinococcus metallilatus genome:
- a CDS encoding GNAT family N-acetyltransferase gives MAEPDYRIRTEVDFAALGRLREAAWGGQDDGSGWPNILARSLTWVTAYEDERLIGFVNVAWDGGAHAFLLDTTVHPDVQRRGIGSALVWEAVQAARAGGAHWLHVDFESHLQGFYAACGFRPTAAGLLRLV, from the coding sequence GTGGCTGAACCGGATTACCGCATCCGGACCGAGGTGGACTTTGCCGCCCTCGGACGGCTCCGTGAGGCCGCCTGGGGCGGTCAGGATGACGGCAGCGGCTGGCCGAACATCCTGGCCCGCAGCCTCACCTGGGTCACCGCATATGAGGACGAGCGGCTTATCGGATTCGTGAACGTCGCCTGGGATGGCGGCGCGCACGCTTTCCTGCTCGACACGACTGTCCACCCGGACGTTCAGAGGCGGGGCATTGGAAGCGCGCTGGTCTGGGAGGCCGTGCAGGCCGCCCGTGCGGGTGGTGCCCACTGGCTCCATGTGGACTTCGAGTCTCACCTGCAAGGGTTCTACGCCGCGTGCGGCTTCCGGCCCACGGCGGCGGGGCTGCTGCGGCTCGTCTGA
- a CDS encoding roadblock/LC7 domain-containing protein, producing MTNAVYTLIVRALSGIVSERAAETLLRAALREQGLTAEGVSAREMQRLLSGPLLTRLAGVLPPERARAELRALAAQLQKHDPKAPTLFAAPAAAWDETNSTRWDDAEDFSADDFEFDDPEYTAAAAERCYALDTAAGQEALIQDLGRMPGVQGVLVCRASGEVLRERALTDTKNLGGVIAATAMLFQKRALNLMSADMGGQTVCMRPLGTYCVAVVAGPQVNIGRLLAELQQVREAA from the coding sequence ATGACGAATGCCGTGTACACCCTGATCGTGCGCGCCCTGTCCGGCATCGTGTCCGAACGCGCCGCTGAAACCCTGCTGCGCGCCGCCCTGCGCGAGCAGGGCCTCACCGCCGAGGGCGTGTCCGCCCGGGAGATGCAGCGCCTCCTCTCCGGCCCGCTGCTGACCCGCCTCGCGGGCGTGTTGCCCCCCGAACGTGCCCGCGCCGAACTGCGGGCGCTGGCCGCCCAGCTCCAGAAACACGACCCCAAGGCCCCCACCCTCTTCGCGGCCCCGGCCGCCGCCTGGGACGAGACGAACAGCACCCGCTGGGACGACGCCGAGGACTTCAGCGCCGACGACTTCGAATTCGACGATCCCGAGTACACCGCCGCTGCCGCCGAACGGTGTTATGCCCTGGACACGGCGGCCGGGCAGGAGGCGCTGATTCAGGACCTGGGAAGGATGCCGGGCGTGCAGGGCGTGCTGGTCTGCCGCGCGAGTGGCGAGGTGCTGCGCGAGCGGGCGCTGACGGACACGAAGAACCTCGGCGGCGTGATCGCCGCGACGGCCATGCTGTTCCAGAAACGCGCGCTGAACCTGATGTCCGCCGACATGGGCGGGCAGACCGTCTGTATGCGGCCCCTGGGCACGTACTGCGTGGCGGTGGTGGCGGGGCCGCAGGTGAACATCGGGCGGCTGCTGGCCGAACTCCAGCAGGTGCGGGAGGCGGCGTGA
- a CDS encoding trimeric intracellular cation channel family protein, producing MHELAVPPVTLQTGLHWLDLLGVLAFSLSGALLAVRKKFDLFGVLVLGCVTAVGGGAIRDTLTGQTPPLFLRDETYLWAALLGAGLAFAFGERLARFERALSVFDTGGLALFAASGALGALNFGLGPLGVIFAGMLSGVGGGIIRDLIANEVPEVMYRREQLYATAAAAGAAAVYLLHPYLTPFQAQLGGALVVILLRWLSRRGWVRLPVRRLPGE from the coding sequence ATGCATGAGCTGGCCGTGCCCCCGGTGACGCTCCAGACCGGGCTGCACTGGCTCGATCTGCTGGGCGTGCTGGCCTTCAGCCTGTCGGGGGCGCTGCTGGCGGTCCGCAAGAAATTCGACCTGTTCGGCGTGCTGGTGCTGGGCTGCGTGACGGCGGTGGGGGGCGGCGCGATCCGCGACACGCTGACCGGGCAGACGCCGCCCCTCTTCCTGCGTGACGAGACGTACCTGTGGGCCGCGCTGCTGGGCGCGGGGCTGGCCTTTGCCTTCGGGGAGCGCCTGGCCCGCTTCGAGCGCGCGCTGAGCGTGTTCGATACCGGGGGCCTGGCCCTGTTCGCGGCGTCGGGGGCGCTGGGGGCACTCAACTTCGGGCTGGGACCGCTGGGCGTGATCTTCGCGGGGATGCTCAGCGGGGTGGGCGGCGGCATCATCCGCGACCTGATCGCCAACGAGGTGCCCGAGGTGATGTACCGCCGGGAACAGCTCTATGCCACCGCCGCCGCTGCCGGGGCCGCTGCGGTCTACCTGCTGCACCCGTACCTCACGCCCTTTCAGGCCCAGCTCGGCGGGGCGCTGGTCGTGATCCTGCTGCGCTGGCTCTCGCGCCGGGGTTGGGTGAGATTGCCGGTGCGGCGGCTGCCCGGCGAGTGA
- a CDS encoding glycine C-acetyltransferase: protein MATSLSDRLGAELAGLRDSGLLIHPRVLEAPQRARTRVDGHDVVNLASNNYLGFADHPEIKARAEQYLREWGAGAGAVRTIAGTLQIHEDFERQLAEFKHTGSALVLQSGFTTNQGVLGTLLREGDLVVSDELNHASIIDGLRLTKATKKIYKHADPEDLDRVLSENDTGGLKLVVTDGVFSMDGDIAPLDRLIEVARKYGAVTYVDDAHGSGVLGEAGRGTVHHFGYEHADDVIQVGTLSKAWGAVGGYAAGHHDLRELLINRARPYLFSTAQPPAVVGALSAALELVQRDPSFMERLWENTRYFKAELARLGFDTMGSQTPITPVLFGEAGAAFEASRRLLDEGVFAVGLGFPTVPRGQARIRNIVTAEHTREDLDQALAAYERVGRALGVIGG from the coding sequence ATGGCAACTTCCCTCTCTGACCGCCTGGGCGCGGAACTCGCGGGCCTGCGTGACAGCGGCCTGCTGATTCACCCGCGCGTGCTGGAAGCTCCCCAGCGGGCCCGCACCCGCGTGGACGGGCATGACGTGGTGAACCTCGCCAGCAACAACTACCTGGGCTTTGCCGACCACCCCGAGATCAAGGCCCGGGCCGAGCAGTACCTGCGCGAGTGGGGCGCGGGCGCGGGGGCCGTCCGCACCATCGCCGGGACGCTGCAAATCCACGAGGACTTCGAGCGGCAACTGGCCGAGTTCAAGCACACCGGGAGCGCGCTGGTGCTCCAGAGCGGCTTCACCACCAATCAGGGCGTGCTCGGAACACTGCTGAGAGAAGGCGACCTGGTCGTCAGCGACGAGCTGAACCACGCCAGCATCATCGACGGGCTGCGGTTGACCAAGGCCACCAAGAAGATCTACAAGCACGCCGACCCCGAAGACCTCGACCGGGTCCTTTCGGAGAACGACACCGGCGGCCTGAAGCTGGTCGTGACCGACGGTGTGTTCAGCATGGACGGCGACATCGCGCCGCTCGACCGGCTCATCGAGGTGGCCCGCAAATACGGCGCCGTCACCTACGTGGACGACGCGCACGGCTCCGGCGTGCTGGGCGAGGCGGGACGTGGCACGGTGCATCACTTCGGCTACGAACACGCCGACGACGTGATTCAGGTCGGCACGCTCAGCAAGGCGTGGGGCGCGGTGGGCGGTTACGCGGCGGGGCACCACGACCTGCGCGAGCTGCTGATCAACCGCGCCCGCCCCTACTTGTTCAGTACCGCGCAGCCGCCCGCCGTCGTGGGCGCGCTCTCGGCCGCGCTGGAACTGGTGCAGCGCGATCCCTCCTTCATGGAGCGGCTGTGGGAGAACACCCGCTATTTCAAGGCCGAACTCGCCCGCCTGGGCTTCGACACGATGGGCAGCCAGACGCCCATCACGCCGGTGCTGTTCGGGGAGGCCGGGGCCGCTTTCGAGGCCAGCCGCCGCCTGCTGGACGAGGGCGTCTTCGCCGTCGGCCTGGGCTTTCCGACCGTGCCGCGGGGTCAGGCCCGCATCCGCAACATCGTGACCGCCGAGCATACCCGCGAGGACCTCGACCAGGCGCTGGCCGCGTATGAGCGGGTGGGGCGGGCGCTGGGTGTGATCGGTGGCTGA
- the ubiE gene encoding bifunctional demethylmenaquinone methyltransferase/2-methoxy-6-polyprenyl-1,4-benzoquinol methylase UbiE yields the protein MPPVGDRQTGARDKGREVQAMFAAIAPRYDLLNRVLSLGVDRLWRREAAREALARHPRRILDVATGTGDFALELKARAPQAEVVGSDFVPEMLDLAREKAHARHLNLRLEEGDALNLPYPDGSFDAVTCAFGFRNFADYARGLAEMWRVLAPGGRLVILEFPPPRPGLFGSLFRFYFRHLLPRVGALVSGNAGAYTYLPESTLAFLDPDRLAQLMRATGFHTRHRLLTFGIAAIHVGDKG from the coding sequence ATGCCTCCCGTCGGTGACCGCCAGACTGGCGCACGCGACAAGGGCCGGGAGGTGCAGGCGATGTTCGCCGCCATCGCCCCCCGTTACGACCTACTCAACCGCGTGCTGAGTCTGGGCGTGGACCGCCTGTGGCGGCGCGAGGCGGCCCGCGAGGCGTTGGCCCGTCACCCCCGGCGCATTCTGGATGTGGCCACCGGCACCGGAGATTTCGCCCTCGAACTGAAAGCCCGTGCACCCCAGGCCGAGGTGGTTGGCAGCGACTTCGTGCCCGAGATGCTCGATCTTGCGCGTGAAAAGGCCCACGCCCGTCACCTGAATCTCCGGCTGGAGGAGGGGGACGCGCTGAACCTCCCGTACCCGGATGGGTCTTTTGACGCCGTGACCTGCGCGTTCGGCTTTCGCAACTTCGCGGACTACGCACGCGGCCTGGCCGAAATGTGGCGGGTGCTGGCTCCGGGGGGCCGCCTGGTGATTCTGGAATTCCCACCGCCCCGCCCCGGCCTGTTCGGGAGCCTCTTCCGCTTCTACTTCCGCCACCTGCTGCCGCGTGTCGGCGCGCTGGTCAGCGGGAACGCGGGCGCCTACACGTACCTGCCCGAAAGCACCCTGGCCTTTCTGGACCCCGACCGCCTCGCCCAGCTTATGCGCGCCACCGGCTTTCACACCCGGCACCGCCTGCTGACCTTCGGCATCGCGGCGATTCACGTGGGCGACAAAGGGTAG
- a CDS encoding trans-sulfuration enzyme family protein produces the protein MPIMSKQEIQGFRTRAVHAGHGLDPVTGAHAVPIYATSTFGYGNAERGARLFAGEEPGYFYSRLSNPTVRAFEDKVASLEGAADAVAFGSGMGAASAVALTFLKSGDEVAFVGPLYGGTEGLLRDILGRFGVTVHEARDVEELRAVVTEKTRLLWLETPTNPTLKVVDLQAASEVAHAVGALVVVDNTFSTPYLTRPLEFGADLVMHSATKYLGGHGDVVAGVVAGSAELTTELRLHGLRHVGAVLGPFEAYLLLRGLKTLPLRMEAHCANAQALAEALQGHPAIKALHYPGLPDHPGHDVAARQMRAFGGLVSLDLGSQEAAFAFLNNLKLFTQAVSLGDVESLSSHPASTTHQLLGEETLERQGVTPGLVRLSVGIEDQEDLIRDVLGALEKVPVGAGR, from the coding sequence ATGCCCATCATGTCTAAACAAGAAATCCAGGGGTTCCGGACCCGTGCCGTTCACGCGGGGCACGGCCTCGACCCGGTGACGGGCGCGCACGCGGTCCCCATCTACGCGACTTCCACCTTCGGCTACGGCAATGCCGAGCGGGGAGCACGCCTCTTCGCCGGAGAGGAACCCGGCTACTTCTACTCGCGCCTCTCCAACCCCACCGTGCGCGCCTTCGAGGACAAGGTCGCCAGTCTGGAGGGGGCGGCGGACGCGGTCGCCTTCGGCAGCGGCATGGGGGCGGCCAGCGCCGTCGCCCTGACCTTCCTGAAGTCCGGCGACGAGGTGGCCTTCGTCGGTCCGCTCTACGGCGGCACCGAGGGGCTGCTGCGCGACATCCTGGGCCGCTTCGGCGTGACCGTTCATGAGGCCCGCGACGTGGAGGAGCTGCGTGCGGTGGTGACCGAAAAGACCCGGCTACTCTGGCTGGAAACGCCCACCAACCCCACCCTGAAGGTGGTGGACCTCCAGGCGGCTTCGGAGGTCGCGCACGCGGTCGGTGCCCTGGTCGTGGTAGACAACACCTTCTCCACGCCGTACCTGACCCGCCCGCTGGAGTTCGGGGCCGATCTGGTGATGCACTCGGCCACCAAGTACCTCGGCGGGCACGGGGACGTGGTGGCGGGCGTGGTGGCCGGGAGCGCCGAACTGACCACGGAACTGCGCCTGCACGGGCTGCGGCACGTCGGCGCGGTCCTCGGCCCCTTCGAGGCGTACCTGCTGCTGCGCGGCCTCAAGACCCTCCCGCTGCGGATGGAGGCCCACTGCGCGAATGCCCAGGCCCTCGCGGAAGCCCTGCAAGGCCACCCGGCCATCAAGGCCCTGCACTACCCCGGCCTGCCCGACCATCCCGGCCACGACGTTGCTGCCCGCCAGATGCGTGCGTTCGGCGGGCTGGTCAGCCTCGACCTCGGCTCGCAGGAGGCCGCGTTCGCCTTCCTGAACAACCTCAAGCTCTTCACGCAGGCCGTCAGCCTGGGCGACGTGGAAAGCCTCTCCAGCCACCCCGCCAGCACCACCCACCAGCTTCTGGGGGAGGAGACGCTGGAGCGCCAGGGCGTCACCCCCGGCCTGGTGCGCCTCTCGGTCGGCATCGAGGATCAGGAGGACTTGATCCGGGATGTGCTGGGGGCGCTGGAGAAGGTGCCGGTGGGCGCGGGCCGCTGA
- the tsaE gene encoding tRNA (adenosine(37)-N6)-threonylcarbamoyltransferase complex ATPase subunit type 1 TsaE, translated as MTAPALPLLPGETRLLHGQGEQRALGTVFAQALPAGAVLFLEGELGAGKTTLTGGLVAALGFGDAVTSPTYALIHAYPAAAGRVLHVDAYRVRDVAELYEMDLEELILGSRLTVIEWGEGLYGDYPGAPILLLEHVAGEPEVRRVTRLR; from the coding sequence ATGACGGCCCCCGCCCTGCCCCTCCTCCCCGGTGAGACGCGCCTGCTGCACGGACAAGGCGAGCAACGCGCCCTCGGGACGGTGTTCGCTCAGGCCCTGCCCGCGGGCGCGGTGCTGTTTCTGGAAGGCGAACTCGGGGCGGGCAAGACCACGCTGACGGGGGGGCTGGTGGCCGCGCTGGGCTTCGGTGACGCCGTGACCAGCCCCACCTACGCCCTGATACACGCCTACCCGGCAGCGGCGGGCCGCGTCCTGCACGTGGACGCCTACCGCGTGCGCGACGTGGCCGAACTGTACGAGATGGACCTGGAGGAGTTGATCCTGGGGAGCCGCCTCACCGTGATCGAGTGGGGCGAGGGCCTTTATGGCGACTACCCCGGCGCGCCGATCCTGCTTCTGGAGCATGTGGCGGGCGAGCCGGAGGTGCGGCGGGTCACCCGGCTCCGCTGA
- a CDS encoding acetate kinase → MWTLVVNCGSSSLKFALLNSATGETPLSGLAERLGSDLASVRVDRENERVTVPLPRGSYPEAFGVLLAELDALGLRRDVRAVGHRVVHGGDRFNTPVLITPEVVEVIRACIPLAPLHNPANLAGIEAARAAFPDLPQVAVFDTAFHQSMPPVAYRYAVPTDWYTHYGVRRYGFHGISHEYVAGEAARRLGRDPSGLNLVTAHLGNGCSVAAVQGGRSIDTSMGLTPLEGLVMGTRSGDVDPGLPDYLAREAGLSLPGITAALYRESGLLGLSGLTNDMRELEEAARQGNENARLAVDIFVYRLAKAIAGMATVLGTLDALVFTGGIGENSATVRAATLARLGLLGFRLDEAANAQAVRGQGGVITSGGVPALVVNTNEELMIARETAWVVAGGA, encoded by the coding sequence ATGTGGACGCTGGTGGTGAACTGCGGGAGCAGCAGCCTGAAATTCGCGCTGCTGAATTCCGCCACGGGTGAGACGCCGCTTTCCGGCCTGGCCGAGCGGCTGGGGTCGGACCTGGCCTCGGTGCGGGTGGACCGGGAGAACGAACGGGTGACGGTCCCGCTGCCGCGCGGCAGCTATCCGGAAGCCTTCGGCGTGTTGCTGGCCGAACTGGACGCGCTGGGGCTGCGGCGGGACGTGCGGGCCGTGGGGCACCGGGTCGTTCACGGCGGCGACCGCTTCAACACGCCGGTCCTGATCACGCCCGAGGTGGTGGAGGTCATCCGCGCCTGTATCCCCCTCGCGCCGCTGCACAATCCGGCGAACCTGGCCGGGATCGAGGCGGCGCGGGCGGCTTTCCCGGACCTGCCGCAGGTCGCGGTCTTCGACACCGCCTTTCACCAGTCCATGCCCCCCGTCGCCTACCGCTACGCGGTGCCGACCGACTGGTATACGCACTACGGCGTGCGGCGCTACGGCTTTCACGGCATCAGCCACGAGTACGTCGCGGGCGAGGCGGCGCGGCGGCTGGGCCGCGACCCCTCCGGGTTGAACCTCGTCACGGCGCACCTGGGGAACGGGTGCAGCGTGGCCGCCGTGCAGGGCGGGCGCAGCATCGACACCAGCATGGGCCTCACGCCGCTGGAGGGGCTGGTGATGGGCACCCGCAGCGGCGACGTGGACCCCGGCCTGCCCGACTACCTCGCGCGGGAGGCGGGCCTGAGCCTCCCCGGGATCACGGCGGCCCTGTACCGGGAAAGTGGGCTGCTGGGTTTATCGGGCCTCACCAACGACATGCGCGAACTGGAGGAGGCCGCCCGGCAGGGGAACGAGAACGCGCGGCTGGCGGTGGACATCTTCGTCTACCGCCTCGCCAAGGCCATTGCGGGGATGGCGACCGTGCTGGGCACGCTGGATGCCCTCGTCTTCACGGGCGGGATCGGGGAGAACAGCGCCACCGTGCGCGCGGCCACCCTCGCCCGCCTGGGCCTGCTGGGCTTCCGGCTGGACGAGGCGGCGAATGCGCAGGCAGTGCGCGGCCAGGGGGGCGTCATCACCTCCGGCGGCGTGCCCGCCCTGGTCGTGAACACGAACGAGGAGCTGATGATCGCCCGCGAGACGGCGTGGGTGGTGGCGGGTGGAGCATAG
- the rpmF gene encoding 50S ribosomal protein L32: MAKHPVPKKKTSKSKRDMRRSHHALVAPNLTECPQCHAKKLSHHICPSCGYYNGRQVLAV; this comes from the coding sequence ATGGCGAAGCACCCCGTTCCCAAGAAGAAGACCAGCAAGAGCAAGCGCGACATGCGCCGCAGCCACCACGCCCTAGTGGCCCCCAACCTGACCGAGTGCCCCCAGTGCCACGCCAAGAAGCTCAGCCACCACATCTGCCCGAGCTGCGGCTACTACAACGGCCGCCAGGTGCTCGCGGTCTGA
- the pta gene encoding phosphate acetyltransferase produces the protein MKTLFVAPTRNGVGLTSTALGLLRALERQGLKVAFLKPIAQTHETAPDDSVHFARTLAHAVTPDPIPLSVAEEQLSQGQEEDLMESVVALAREAAAGVTGGADVLVAEGLALNERNNYAGRLNASLARNLEADVVLVSSLSGVTPAALADELEIAVQAYRRSDGSGLAGYVLNFAPLELDFGGLLAELRARSRVLASGELPLLGVIAQSPALGAPRTLDVARYLGAEILNEGEAGLRRVTSTVVTARSVPKMADLFTSGALVVTPGDREDVVMAASLSHLSGVPLAGLMFTSGSAPEASIEKLCRAALTSTLPVLRVETNSYNTASRLSRMDARVPHDDLERMERIIDFIADRLDTVPLGTRLRAPGGDERRLPPSAFRYELIQKARAAGKRIVLPEGDEPRTVRAAIRCVEKGIARCVLLAKPEKVRQVAEGQSLTLPEGLEVLDPESIRANYVAPMVDLRKSKGLTAPMAEAQLEDNVVLGTMMLALGEVDGLVSGAVHTTANTVRPALQLIKTAPGVRLVSSIFFMLMPEQVLVYGDAAINPNPNAEELADIAIQSADSARAFGIPPRIAMLSYSTGESGAGEDVEKVKVATQLVRERRPDLPVDGPLQYDAASVLSVGRQKAPNSPVAGRATVFIFPDLNTGNTTYKAVQRAAGVVAVGPMLQGLRKPVNDLSRGALVDDIVYTIALTAIQATQGS, from the coding sequence ATGAAAACTCTCTTCGTCGCCCCCACCCGCAACGGCGTGGGCCTCACCAGCACCGCGCTGGGGCTGCTGCGCGCGCTGGAACGGCAGGGCCTCAAGGTCGCCTTTCTGAAGCCCATCGCGCAGACGCACGAGACCGCACCCGACGACTCGGTGCATTTCGCGCGCACGCTGGCCCACGCGGTCACGCCCGACCCGATTCCGCTGTCGGTGGCGGAAGAGCAGCTCAGCCAGGGGCAGGAAGAAGACCTGATGGAGAGCGTGGTCGCGCTGGCGCGGGAGGCTGCGGCGGGCGTGACGGGCGGCGCGGACGTGCTGGTCGCGGAGGGCCTGGCGCTGAATGAGCGCAACAACTACGCCGGGCGGCTGAACGCCAGCCTGGCGCGCAACCTGGAAGCGGACGTGGTGCTGGTGTCCAGCCTGTCCGGGGTCACGCCCGCCGCACTGGCCGACGAGTTGGAGATCGCCGTGCAGGCCTACCGCCGCTCGGACGGCTCGGGCCTGGCCGGGTACGTGCTGAACTTCGCGCCGCTGGAACTGGATTTCGGGGGACTGCTGGCCGAACTGCGGGCGCGCAGCCGCGTCCTGGCAAGCGGCGAGCTGCCGCTGCTGGGCGTGATCGCGCAGTCCCCGGCACTGGGTGCCCCCCGCACGCTGGACGTGGCCCGCTATCTGGGGGCCGAGATTCTCAACGAGGGCGAGGCGGGGCTGCGCCGCGTCACCAGCACGGTGGTCACGGCCCGCAGCGTCCCCAAGATGGCCGACCTCTTCACTTCGGGCGCGCTGGTCGTCACCCCCGGTGACCGCGAGGACGTGGTGATGGCGGCGTCCCTCTCGCACCTCAGCGGGGTGCCGCTGGCGGGCCTGATGTTCACGTCCGGCAGCGCCCCCGAGGCGTCCATCGAGAAGCTGTGCCGGGCCGCGCTCACCAGCACCCTCCCGGTGCTGCGGGTGGAGACGAACTCCTATAACACGGCCTCGCGCCTCTCCCGGATGGACGCCCGCGTGCCGCACGACGACCTGGAACGGATGGAACGCATCATCGACTTCATCGCGGACCGGCTGGACACGGTGCCCCTCGGGACCCGGCTGCGCGCGCCCGGGGGAGACGAACGCCGCCTGCCCCCCAGCGCCTTCCGCTACGAGCTGATCCAGAAGGCCCGCGCCGCGGGCAAGCGCATCGTGCTGCCGGAGGGGGACGAGCCGCGCACCGTGCGCGCCGCGATCCGCTGCGTGGAGAAGGGGATCGCCCGCTGCGTCCTGCTCGCCAAACCCGAGAAGGTGCGGCAGGTGGCGGAGGGGCAGAGCCTCACGCTGCCGGAGGGGCTGGAGGTGCTGGACCCCGAGAGTATCCGGGCCAACTACGTCGCCCCGATGGTGGACCTCCGCAAGAGCAAGGGGCTCACCGCCCCGATGGCCGAGGCGCAACTGGAAGACAACGTCGTGCTGGGGACGATGATGCTGGCGCTGGGCGAGGTGGACGGCCTGGTGTCGGGCGCGGTGCACACGACCGCGAACACCGTGCGGCCCGCCCTGCAACTGATCAAGACGGCGCCCGGCGTGCGGCTCGTCTCCTCCATCTTCTTCATGCTGATGCCCGAGCAGGTGCTGGTGTACGGCGACGCGGCGATCAACCCCAACCCCAATGCCGAGGAACTCGCGGACATCGCCATCCAGTCGGCGGACAGCGCCAGGGCGTTCGGTATCCCGCCGAGGATCGCCATGCTGAGCTACTCCACCGGCGAGAGCGGCGCGGGCGAGGACGTGGAGAAAGTGAAGGTCGCCACCCAGCTCGTCCGCGAACGCCGCCCCGACCTCCCGGTGGACGGTCCCCTGCAATACGACGCCGCCTCGGTCCTCAGCGTGGGTCGCCAGAAAGCCCCGAACAGCCCCGTCGCGGGCCGCGCCACCGTCTTCATCTTCCCCGACCTCAACACCGGCAACACGACGTACAAGGCGGTGCAGCGCGCGGCGGGCGTGGTCGCCGTCGGGCCGATGCTCCAGGGCCTGAGGAAGCCCGTGAACGACCTCTCGCGCGGGGCATTGGTGGATGACATCGTGTACACGATTGCGCTGACGGCGATTCAGGCGACGCAGGGCAGTTAG